A genomic region of Desulfosarcina ovata subsp. ovata contains the following coding sequences:
- a CDS encoding integron integrase gives MAKRFPQNNNETFNSLSPTAAGDAPKPRLLDQVRNCIRRRHYSIRTEQTYVDWIKRYIYFHKKQHPEDMDENHITDFLNYLAVDRKVASSTQNQALCALVFLYRHVLKKDLPQFENLIHAKRPSKLPVVFTREEVRDILLQLEGVTWIMGQLLYGAGLRVMECVRLRIKDIDFGYRQITVRDGKGHKDRITMLPVIVVEPLKRHLEKTKKAHELDLEAGFGKVFLPYALERKYPHANKSWDWQYVFPASRRSIDPRSGAEQRHHLSEAVLQRAIKKAIKTNNISKPGSCHSMRHSFATHLLESGYDIRTVQELLGHKDVSTTMIYTHVLNKGGKGVQSPSDTLFQDA, from the coding sequence ATGGCTAAACGGTTTCCACAAAACAATAACGAGACTTTCAATTCATTATCGCCCACGGCGGCAGGGGATGCCCCAAAGCCACGATTACTTGACCAGGTTCGGAATTGCATCCGTCGAAGACATTATAGCATCCGTACGGAGCAAACCTATGTTGACTGGATCAAACGATATATCTATTTTCATAAAAAGCAGCATCCTGAAGATATGGATGAGAACCATATAACCGACTTTTTGAATTATCTTGCCGTCGATAGGAAAGTCGCCAGTTCCACTCAGAACCAAGCCCTATGCGCCCTGGTGTTTCTGTATCGCCATGTTCTGAAAAAGGATCTCCCCCAATTTGAAAATTTGATTCACGCCAAACGCCCCTCAAAGCTGCCGGTTGTTTTTACGCGTGAGGAAGTTCGCGATATTTTATTACAACTTGAAGGCGTTACCTGGATTATGGGGCAATTGCTATATGGCGCTGGTCTGCGCGTTATGGAATGCGTGCGGCTGAGAATCAAGGACATCGACTTTGGCTACCGACAAATCACTGTCCGGGATGGGAAAGGTCATAAAGACCGAATTACCATGCTGCCGGTAATTGTTGTTGAGCCATTAAAGAGGCATTTGGAGAAAACCAAAAAAGCACATGAACTTGATCTGGAAGCCGGTTTTGGAAAGGTGTTTCTTCCTTATGCGTTGGAAAGAAAATATCCCCATGCGAACAAAAGTTGGGATTGGCAATACGTTTTCCCCGCCTCCCGGCGATCCATCGATCCGCGATCAGGCGCCGAACAGCGGCATCACCTATCAGAAGCGGTGTTGCAGCGTGCCATAAAAAAAGCCATCAAAACAAATAACATATCCAAGCCGGGCAGCTGTCATTCGATGCGTCACAGCTTTGCGACGCATCTGCTCGAATCAGGATATGATATTCGCACAGTGCAGGAACTTTTGGGGCACAAGGATGTTTCGACAACCATGATTTACACGCATGTGTTAAATAAGGGTGGAAAGGGCGTCCAAAGTCCCAGCGATACACTTTTTCAGGATGCTTAA
- the lexA gene encoding transcriptional repressor LexA, which yields MTSDLTPRQQSVLEFIITFQQEQRMAPTVREICAHFGLSGPAGIHRILNLLKDKGYLVAEAGKKRAWRFNRDVIGPGIPLIGTIAAGQPMEAIENIEAELSISPALFGCKRCFGLRVKGDSMIDAHIMDGDLAIIRPQKRVENGQIAAVMVQNLLSEATLKIVRFDRSSLTLEPANAAYSPLVFKGPQRSQVTVLGKYVGVIRKIGG from the coding sequence ATGACATCTGACCTCACCCCCAGGCAGCAAAGCGTATTGGAATTTATTATTACTTTCCAGCAGGAGCAGCGTATGGCTCCCACGGTGCGCGAAATTTGTGCCCATTTTGGACTGAGCGGTCCGGCCGGCATCCACCGCATCCTGAACCTTCTCAAGGACAAGGGCTACCTTGTGGCCGAAGCGGGAAAAAAACGCGCCTGGCGGTTCAACAGGGATGTGATCGGCCCCGGCATTCCGTTGATCGGAACGATCGCCGCCGGCCAACCCATGGAAGCCATCGAAAACATTGAAGCGGAGCTGTCCATATCGCCGGCCCTGTTCGGTTGCAAACGCTGCTTTGGATTGCGCGTCAAGGGAGACTCCATGATCGATGCCCATATCATGGACGGCGACCTGGCGATCATCCGTCCGCAGAAGCGGGTCGAAAACGGGCAGATTGCCGCCGTGATGGTGCAGAATCTCCTATCTGAAGCCACGCTGAAAATCGTGCGTTTCGACCGGAGCAGTCTGACCCTGGAACCGGCCAATGCGGCCTATTCGCCATTGGTGTTCAAAGGACCGCAGCGCAGTCAGGTGACCGTTTTGGGGAAGTATGTGGGGGTTATAAGGAAGATAGGGGGTTAG
- a CDS encoding putative DNA modification/repair radical SAM protein: MQIEDKLSILAAAAKYDVSCASSGSRRSNTGRGLGNAIPAGVCHTFTEDGRCVSLLKLLFTNFCIFDCAYCVNRRSNDLPRAAFTPAEIVRLTIDFYRRNYIEGLFLSSGVVGSPDETMERLIRTVTDLRRQGFNGYVHLKCVPHTSRRLVQAAGRLADRLSVNIELPTEESLRKLTREKTYASVLTPMGVIREGIEETREDRKRLRHVPAFAPAGQSTQLIVGASPESDHTILHLSDRLYRQQALKRVYYSAYVPVGDIATHAGAAPPFKRENRLYQADWLIRLYGFSIDEVIPSAAPNLDLTMDPKDAFARRHPQLFPVDVNSADREMILRVPGIGIRSANRIVNLRRRGRIRFEHLKQMGVVVTRALPFIRCDGLPDARWTVPYSATAIAPPVALTPLVFVTDSSFDGLLTAIFEAYAGQTPPDAIQPDSHVQQGLFDQRVTVVTDGAKAARVWKGLKRCLGVEGRQAIAEAFLSGNAGVETLIYTYVRERIPRPNSSPSGVSLSVTIRLDQLARKVREEARRLEGFVRFEQTGKGRYLARIAPRYDVLPLIRHHFESRFADQRWIIYDTVRQYGLVFDGRTTRALPLNMAEPGAGSRPDADESLCQRLWQRYYHAVNIPTRNHPRLHRRLLPRRYWAYLTEKLIPLSRRPI, encoded by the coding sequence ATGCAAATTGAAGACAAGCTTTCCATCCTGGCCGCTGCGGCCAAGTACGACGTATCGTGCGCCTCCAGTGGCAGCCGGAGGTCCAACACCGGCCGCGGGCTGGGAAATGCAATCCCGGCCGGGGTCTGCCACACCTTTACCGAAGACGGGCGCTGCGTCTCCCTGCTCAAGCTGCTCTTCACTAATTTCTGTATTTTCGACTGTGCCTATTGCGTCAACCGGCGCAGCAACGATCTTCCCCGGGCGGCCTTCACCCCGGCGGAAATCGTCCGTCTGACCATTGACTTCTACCGGCGTAATTATATCGAAGGGCTTTTTCTCAGCTCGGGAGTGGTGGGTAGTCCGGACGAGACTATGGAACGGCTCATCCGCACGGTAACGGACCTGCGCCGCCAGGGCTTCAACGGTTACGTGCATCTCAAGTGCGTGCCCCACACCAGCCGGCGGCTGGTTCAGGCCGCCGGCCGCCTGGCCGATCGGCTGAGCGTCAACATCGAGCTGCCCACGGAGGAGAGTCTCCGGAAGCTCACCAGAGAGAAGACCTACGCCTCGGTGCTCACCCCCATGGGCGTTATCCGCGAAGGCATCGAGGAAACGCGGGAAGATCGCAAGCGGCTGCGCCACGTGCCCGCCTTTGCCCCGGCCGGCCAGAGCACCCAGCTGATCGTGGGCGCCAGCCCGGAATCGGACCACACCATCTTGCACCTCTCGGACCGTCTCTACCGCCAGCAGGCGCTCAAGCGCGTTTACTATTCGGCCTACGTGCCGGTGGGCGATATTGCCACCCATGCCGGTGCGGCTCCGCCGTTCAAACGGGAGAACCGCTTGTATCAGGCCGACTGGCTGATCCGGCTGTACGGGTTTTCCATTGACGAGGTGATACCGTCAGCGGCGCCGAACCTGGACCTGACCATGGACCCCAAAGATGCCTTTGCCCGGCGCCACCCTCAGCTTTTTCCCGTGGATGTCAACAGCGCCGATCGAGAAATGATCCTGCGGGTGCCGGGCATCGGCATCCGATCGGCCAATCGCATCGTGAATCTGCGTCGCCGGGGGCGCATCCGCTTCGAACACCTCAAACAGATGGGCGTGGTCGTCACCCGGGCTTTGCCCTTCATCCGTTGCGATGGCCTGCCAGACGCCCGCTGGACCGTTCCATACAGCGCCACGGCGATTGCTCCACCGGTCGCGCTTACACCGCTGGTTTTCGTTACCGACAGCAGCTTTGACGGTCTGCTCACGGCCATTTTTGAAGCCTACGCCGGCCAGACACCGCCCGATGCGATCCAGCCGGACAGCCATGTCCAACAGGGATTGTTCGACCAGCGTGTGACGGTCGTCACCGATGGGGCCAAAGCCGCACGGGTGTGGAAGGGGCTGAAACGATGCCTGGGCGTCGAGGGGCGCCAGGCGATTGCCGAAGCGTTCCTCTCGGGGAATGCCGGGGTGGAGACGTTGATTTATACCTATGTCCGAGAACGCATCCCGCGCCCGAACAGCAGCCCCAGCGGCGTATCCCTAAGTGTAACGATCCGGCTTGACCAGCTGGCCCGCAAGGTGCGCGAAGAGGCCCGCCGGCTGGAAGGCTTCGTCCGCTTCGAGCAGACCGGCAAGGGGCGGTACCTGGCCCGGATCGCACCGCGCTACGATGTCCTGCCGCTGATCCGGCACCATTTTGAATCCCGGTTTGCCGATCAGCGCTGGATCATCTATGATACAGTTCGGCAGTACGGGCTTGTCTTCGATGGCCGGACTACCCGCGCCCTGCCGCTCAATATGGCGGAGCCGGGCGCCGGGAGTCGTCCGGATGCCGACGAGTCCCTCTGCCAACGGCTTTGGCAGCGCTATTACCATGCCGTCAACATTCCCACACGTAACCACCCGCGGCTGCATCGGCGACTGCTGCCCCGGCGTTACTGGGCCTATCTGACCGAGAAGCTGATCCCGCTGTCAAGGAGACCC